A window of the Helianthus annuus cultivar XRQ/B chromosome 4, HanXRQr2.0-SUNRISE, whole genome shotgun sequence genome harbors these coding sequences:
- the LOC110933250 gene encoding putative F-box protein At4g17780: MKDLPSLLILMKIFPRLPAKEVIRCKTVSKEWLAYLSTPEFAKNNCRFLRVLGDQKIIVLDKSSCAIRYVDVASPRCVLGNNIHIPFDCHPCNVIFLASLDGMVCVCLCNTGDLVVWNPLTHVFKMLRNSNYQGFYTMDDDSLGFCVDSAGDYKIMHIKCTHFRLTVNIYSFSEGSWSTPRFLIDSPYDIVIYSRSVGTFCRKSLYFVLTKFWCMGNTAVLRLDVESKVIENVGYPDTLSVESIGQLVTIRDELHMVVSIGMCSVDVQLWHLQNNTWSKVVSFVPRVFMPLMIGSSMHYIDGNNKLIIVHEWGDVAQINVRAKKMHVYLEDGNITNKTSNVAYRKTQLNL; this comes from the exons ATGAAGGATCTTCCATCTCTGTTAATATTGATGAAGATTTTTCCAAGACTTCCGGCAAAGGAGGTTATACGGTGCAAGACTGTGTCTAAAGAGTGGTTAGCCTATCTTTCAACTCCTGAGTTTGCTAAGAATAATTGTCGTTTCTTGCGAGTATTAGGTGACCAGAAAATAATTGTTCTTGACAAATCATCGTGTGCGATTCGTTATGTTGATGTTGCATCTCCTAGATGTGTTTTAGGCAATAATATTCACATTCCCTTCGATTGTCATCCATGTAATGTGATCTTTTTAGCAAGTTTGGATGGCATGGTATGTGTTTGCTTATGTAATACTGGTGATTTGGTTGTTTGGAATCCACTAACTCATGTGTTCAAGATGCTGAGAAATTCTAATTATCAGGGATTTTACACTATGGATGATGATAGTCTTGGGTTTTGTGTTGACTCTGCTGGTGATTACAAAATTATGCACATTAAATGCACTCATTTCAGGTTGACTGTTAACATTTATTCATTTAGTGAAGGTTCATGGTCAACTCCAAGGTTCTTAATTGATAGTCCATATGATATTGTTATTTATAGTCGGTCCGTTGGGACGTTTTGTAGGAAAAGTTTGTATTTTGTACTGACCAAATTCTGGTGTATGGGTAACACAGCGGTTCTTCGTTTGGATGTTGAGTCGAAGGTAATAGAAAATGTAGGTTACCCAGATACATTGAGTGTGGAATCTATAGGTCAGTTGGTGACTATACGAGATGAACTTCATATGGTGGTTAGTATTGGAATGTGTAGTGTAGATGTTCAATTGTGGCATCTACAAAATAATACTTGGTCGAAAGTGGTGTCTTTTGTACCCCGTGTGTTTATGCCGTTGATGATAGGGTCATCTATGCACTACATTGATGgaaataacaaattaattataGTACATGAATGGGGTGATGTTGCCCAGATAAACGTAAGGGCAAAGAAGATGCATG TGTATTTGGAAGACGGAAATATTACCAATAAGACTTCTAATGTTGCATACAGGAAAACACAACTAAATTTATAA